A section of the Candidatus Hydrogenedentota bacterium genome encodes:
- a CDS encoding PTS sugar transporter subunit IIA — MMYLPKMLSSGLIHVQVEAHDKWALIEQLSGLIALAMPVANGEVLSKDAIYRAVSDQEQRRSSALGQACALPHARIEGLAQPVACLATLSKGIDFDAIDHEPVRIVCLLLAPLEDPSMTLKVMAEVASIMVDDALRAKVEAAEDGAALHALLRDLDTGEEHSLLARSIMRKPYYTIYPETPLTEVTRLLAEHNLEATSVVDQEGRVVGMVTCDQLFRSGLPEFFGQLKSVAFIKKFDPFENYFKSMKTATAGDIMTTDFSALPEDATMLEVIFELSVHRRPKVFVVRDGILCGIIDRIAVLNRVLNY; from the coding sequence ATGATGTACTTGCCCAAAATGCTCTCATCGGGTTTAATTCACGTCCAGGTGGAGGCCCACGACAAGTGGGCGCTCATCGAGCAGTTGTCGGGGCTCATCGCCCTGGCGATGCCCGTCGCCAACGGCGAAGTCCTCAGCAAAGACGCCATCTACCGGGCCGTTTCGGACCAGGAACAGCGGCGTTCCTCGGCACTTGGCCAGGCCTGCGCGCTACCCCACGCCCGGATCGAAGGCCTCGCGCAGCCGGTCGCCTGCCTTGCCACGCTGAGCAAGGGCATCGATTTCGACGCCATCGATCATGAGCCGGTGCGCATCGTGTGCCTGCTGCTCGCGCCGCTGGAAGACCCCTCCATGACGCTCAAGGTGATGGCGGAAGTGGCCTCCATCATGGTGGACGACGCGCTGCGCGCCAAAGTGGAAGCGGCGGAGGACGGGGCCGCGCTGCATGCCCTTCTGCGGGATCTGGACACGGGTGAAGAACATTCCCTGCTGGCGCGCAGCATCATGCGGAAGCCCTATTACACCATCTACCCCGAGACCCCCCTTACCGAAGTCACCCGGTTGCTGGCCGAGCACAATCTCGAAGCCACCAGCGTGGTCGATCAGGAAGGGCGCGTGGTCGGCATGGTCACCTGCGACCAGCTTTTCCGCTCGGGACTCCCGGAATTCTTTGGACAGTTGAAGAGCGTGGCCTTTATCAAGAAGTTCGATCCGTTCGAGAACTATTTCAAGTCCATGAAGACGGCCACGGCGGGCGACATTATGACCACGGACTTCTCGGCACTGCCCGAAGACGCGACGATGCTCGAGGTCATTTTCGAGCTCTCCGTAC
- a CDS encoding thiazole synthase, translating to MTNPAPTDTLVIAGRSFNSRLMIGTGKFPSAQALREAIAASGSDIITVALRRVDLSKPDDEGIMSAIDPKKQFILPNTSGARTAEEAVRLAKLARAAGLEPWVKLELTPEPRYLLPDPIETLRAAEMLIKEGFVVLPYIQADPILAKRLEEAGTATVMPLGAPIGSNRGIKTKEMIRIIIEQANVPVVVDAGLGAPSHAAEAMEMGADAVLVNTALADARDHGPMAKAFAMATEAGRMAYLAGLGPERGTAEASSPLTGFLNG from the coding sequence ATGACCAACCCCGCCCCCACCGACACCCTCGTTATCGCCGGCCGCAGCTTCAACTCCCGCCTCATGATTGGCACGGGCAAGTTCCCCTCCGCCCAGGCCCTGCGCGAGGCCATCGCCGCCTCCGGCTCCGATATCATCACGGTGGCCCTGCGCCGCGTGGATCTGTCCAAGCCCGACGACGAAGGCATCATGTCCGCCATCGACCCGAAGAAGCAGTTTATTCTACCCAATACCAGCGGTGCGCGGACGGCGGAGGAGGCGGTGCGCCTGGCCAAATTGGCGCGGGCGGCGGGCCTGGAGCCCTGGGTGAAGCTTGAGCTGACCCCGGAACCGCGCTATCTCCTCCCCGATCCCATCGAGACCCTTCGCGCGGCGGAGATGCTCATCAAAGAAGGCTTCGTGGTGCTGCCCTATATCCAGGCCGACCCCATTCTCGCCAAGCGTCTGGAAGAAGCCGGAACGGCCACGGTGATGCCCCTGGGCGCGCCCATTGGCAGCAACCGGGGCATCAAGACCAAAGAAATGATCCGCATCATCATTGAGCAGGCCAATGTGCCGGTAGTGGTAGATGCGGGCCTGGGCGCACCCTCCCACGCCGCCGAGGCCATGGAGATGGGCGCGGACGCGGTGCTGGTCAACACGGCCCTCGCCGATGCGCGGGATCACGGCCCCATGGCCAAGGCCTTCGCCATGGCCACCGAAGCGGGCCGCATGGCCTATCTGGCGGGACTCGGCCCCGAGCGCGGCACGGCGGAGGCCTCCTCACCGCTGACCGGTTTTCTCAACGGCTGA
- the metF gene encoding methylenetetrahydrofolate reductase [NAD(P)H] → MKLSDIFSGERLAVSFELFPPKTEQGMVNLFENLEELAARKPAFITCTYGAGGSTQEKTLEVLDGVMARHPGVPVATHLTCVGATVDQLRAYLEASKKRGVSYIVALRGDPPKGETTFVQHKGGLAHANELVSLIKAEYPEFGILVAGYPEVHQEATSPQADLDNLKRKVDAGADAIVTQLFYDNDDFYRFRDQVTASGITQPLIPGILPVTNLAQIKRLTSMCGSKLPEKLLRRLEAHEHDEEGQFSVGVYYAGRQVEDLVENGVPGVHFYVLNKSRATAHICRAQAL, encoded by the coding sequence TTGAAATTGTCCGACATATTCTCCGGCGAAAGACTCGCCGTTTCCTTTGAGCTGTTCCCGCCCAAGACCGAGCAGGGCATGGTCAATCTCTTCGAGAATCTCGAAGAGCTCGCCGCGCGCAAGCCCGCCTTCATCACCTGCACCTACGGCGCGGGCGGCTCCACCCAGGAAAAGACCCTGGAGGTGCTCGACGGCGTCATGGCGCGCCACCCCGGGGTCCCCGTGGCCACCCACCTGACTTGCGTAGGCGCCACCGTAGACCAGCTTCGCGCCTATCTTGAAGCGTCGAAAAAGCGCGGCGTGAGCTATATCGTGGCGCTTCGGGGCGATCCGCCGAAAGGCGAGACGACCTTTGTGCAGCACAAGGGCGGCCTGGCCCATGCCAACGAGCTTGTGTCGCTGATCAAGGCGGAGTATCCCGAGTTCGGCATCCTGGTGGCGGGCTACCCGGAGGTACACCAGGAAGCGACGAGCCCCCAAGCGGACCTGGACAACCTCAAGCGCAAGGTGGACGCGGGCGCGGACGCCATCGTTACCCAGCTTTTTTACGACAACGACGACTTCTACCGCTTCCGCGATCAGGTTACGGCCTCGGGCATCACACAGCCCCTGATCCCCGGCATCCTCCCGGTGACCAACCTCGCCCAGATCAAGCGCCTGACCTCCATGTGTGGGTCAAAACTGCCGGAGAAGCTGCTGCGCCGATTGGAAGCCCACGAGCACGACGAAGAGGGCCAGTTCTCCGTGGGGGTGTACTACGCGGGAAGGCAGGTGGAGGATTTGGTGGAAAATGGCGTGCCTGGTGTCCACTTTTACGTGCTGAACAAATCTAGAGCCACGGCCCACATCTGCCGCGCCCAGGCGCTCTGA
- a CDS encoding homocysteine S-methyltransferase family protein, translated as MNFLDALKDQIIVLDGATGTAIQDLYLGDDSFGGSDFKMLSDLLSFSRPEDMINIHLNYYKAGSHAVETNTFGASPMRLCEYDFSGIDLNAFEAIPYLEMDFRGNDYEALAYFMSRRGAELACEARSRYLKDPGYDGRPLFVFGSIGPSNRVLSSTKADLTVSTYEAIMDNFYHQVKGLVDGGADVLLYETQQDILELKAAVMGGQKAMKELGVKLPIIAQVTVDKFSKMQIFHTDIHAALVTMQGIGIDVFGINCSIGPDLMEKTVEKISRYSHLPISVIPNAGLPMSVDGKTVFKFPPEEFAAIQRKFVDQYGINVVGGCCGTTAAHIKAVADQVRGLKPKARTPEPGLYLSGPQNAVLLDGSKTLIRFGERLNVRGSKKVRDAVENDTGIDHDVLEEVIREQVEGLGCQVIDVCMDSNQIDTVAAMKEVVHVQTTDFPGAMCLDSFQVDALEESIKQYPGRPLINSVSMEEASPGVLKIDAVIEAVDQHNPCYVGLCTGPKGPGATREEKLDLASQILDRALENYGVTPDRMFIDVNCFPLGSESIEGQNFAVETLEGIRMVKEKYPTVHTTLGVGNLSNGLAKKPYMRKVLTSVFLDEARKMGLDSAIINPDHYVFVSDLDPHDYQLGLKAVMERDMDAFAELEDIAERKTGVVVVRRTSYDDLPLERAICEKVKDGFKERVKGSFEYKGHTYEYIDKIAIQVAQAMDTHAPLDFINEYLMGAMKDLGDGFGRGEVSLPHLLKSADVMRQAMGFLEQYMRNEAGVDIHSKIEYKGVVVIGTVYQDVHSIGKDLARTLLENYGYRVIDLGTMTPLQGYIDAAKEHNADAIGMSALLVQTSNHMITVAAMMEEQGLNIPILIGGAPVSDRHAAYVAMANREVPETMRENVFYCRTAMDGVNVMNKLRSAGDISDFYRENKKKLIRRMERAEKKAAEDKELLETLPRRVVTFDGFSLAPEPRFARRKVSYTLREFAAHLDKKTLFSLNWRFGGTASREKQGHSKEKLDALLEEWIEKATVNNWVVPQGVMGIYPCQADGDTVIVYDPETQRQEIARFGFTVVIGGERDDTVAGAQYFHPVGGGQMSAIGLQLTTSGPQVDDFLAEMKGAGDSESNLFLQGLSDRVAEDMAEHLHGLMRELMGIGPKQGQRWSPGYPGMRDIHLNTTIHELLGGEELIGVKLTEASEFSPTGTTGAVCSFHPDARYT; from the coding sequence ATGAATTTTCTTGACGCCCTGAAAGACCAGATCATCGTACTTGACGGCGCCACCGGCACCGCCATCCAGGATCTGTACCTCGGCGACGACTCCTTCGGCGGTAGCGACTTCAAAATGCTCTCGGATCTGCTCTCGTTCTCGCGCCCGGAGGATATGATCAATATCCACCTGAACTACTATAAGGCCGGGTCGCATGCGGTGGAGACGAACACCTTCGGTGCTTCGCCCATGCGCCTCTGCGAGTATGACTTCTCCGGCATCGACCTGAACGCCTTTGAGGCCATTCCCTATCTCGAGATGGACTTTCGCGGCAACGATTATGAAGCCCTGGCCTATTTCATGAGCCGTCGCGGCGCGGAGCTGGCCTGCGAGGCGCGGTCGCGCTACCTGAAGGACCCCGGTTACGACGGGCGGCCCCTCTTTGTGTTTGGTTCCATTGGCCCGTCCAACCGCGTGCTCTCCAGCACCAAGGCGGACCTCACGGTTTCGACCTATGAAGCCATCATGGATAATTTCTACCACCAGGTGAAGGGGCTGGTCGATGGCGGCGCGGACGTGCTTCTGTATGAGACGCAGCAGGACATCCTGGAGCTGAAAGCGGCCGTCATGGGCGGGCAGAAGGCCATGAAGGAGCTCGGCGTGAAGCTGCCCATCATCGCCCAGGTGACGGTGGACAAGTTTTCGAAGATGCAGATCTTCCACACGGACATCCATGCGGCGCTGGTGACCATGCAGGGCATCGGCATCGACGTTTTCGGCATCAATTGCAGCATCGGGCCGGACCTGATGGAAAAGACGGTGGAAAAGATCTCCCGCTACAGCCACCTGCCCATCTCCGTCATCCCCAATGCGGGTCTGCCCATGTCGGTGGACGGCAAGACCGTCTTCAAGTTTCCGCCCGAGGAATTCGCCGCAATCCAGCGGAAGTTTGTGGATCAATATGGCATCAACGTCGTCGGCGGCTGCTGCGGCACCACGGCGGCCCACATCAAGGCTGTGGCCGATCAGGTGCGGGGACTGAAGCCGAAGGCGCGCACGCCGGAGCCGGGACTCTACCTCTCCGGCCCGCAGAATGCGGTGCTGCTCGACGGCTCCAAGACCCTCATCCGCTTTGGCGAGCGCCTCAATGTGCGCGGCTCGAAGAAGGTGCGCGACGCGGTGGAGAATGATACCGGCATTGACCACGACGTACTCGAGGAAGTGATTCGCGAGCAGGTCGAGGGCTTGGGCTGCCAGGTCATCGACGTGTGCATGGACTCCAATCAGATTGACACCGTGGCCGCGATGAAGGAAGTGGTCCATGTGCAGACCACCGACTTCCCCGGCGCCATGTGCCTCGACTCCTTCCAGGTTGATGCGCTGGAAGAGTCCATCAAGCAGTATCCCGGACGTCCGCTGATCAACTCCGTCTCCATGGAGGAAGCGTCGCCCGGCGTGCTCAAGATCGACGCGGTGATCGAAGCGGTGGACCAGCACAATCCCTGCTATGTGGGCCTGTGCACGGGCCCCAAGGGCCCCGGCGCCACACGCGAAGAGAAGCTCGATCTGGCCAGCCAGATCCTGGATCGGGCGCTGGAGAACTATGGTGTTACGCCCGATCGCATGTTTATCGACGTAAACTGCTTTCCGCTGGGCTCCGAATCGATCGAGGGTCAGAACTTCGCCGTGGAGACCCTCGAAGGCATTCGCATGGTGAAAGAGAAATACCCCACCGTGCACACGACCCTCGGCGTGGGCAACCTGTCCAATGGCCTCGCAAAGAAGCCCTACATGCGCAAGGTGCTCACGTCGGTATTCCTTGATGAAGCCCGAAAGATGGGCCTCGATTCCGCCATCATCAATCCGGACCACTACGTTTTCGTGTCCGACCTTGACCCCCACGATTATCAGCTCGGGCTCAAGGCCGTGATGGAACGCGACATGGACGCCTTCGCGGAGCTGGAAGACATCGCCGAGCGGAAGACGGGCGTGGTGGTGGTGCGCCGCACGAGCTACGACGATCTGCCCCTCGAGCGGGCCATCTGCGAGAAGGTGAAAGACGGCTTCAAGGAGCGCGTAAAAGGCAGCTTCGAATACAAGGGCCACACCTACGAGTACATCGACAAGATCGCGATCCAGGTGGCCCAGGCGATGGACACCCACGCGCCGCTGGACTTTATTAATGAATACCTCATGGGCGCGATGAAGGATCTCGGCGACGGTTTCGGCCGCGGCGAGGTTTCCCTGCCGCACCTGCTGAAATCCGCCGACGTCATGCGCCAGGCCATGGGCTTCCTCGAACAATACATGCGCAACGAGGCCGGTGTGGACATCCACAGCAAGATCGAATACAAAGGCGTGGTCGTCATCGGTACCGTCTACCAGGACGTGCATTCCATTGGCAAGGACCTCGCGCGCACGCTGCTGGAGAACTATGGCTACCGCGTGATCGATCTCGGCACCATGACCCCGCTCCAGGGCTACATCGACGCCGCGAAAGAGCACAATGCCGACGCCATCGGCATGTCCGCGCTCCTCGTGCAGACGTCCAACCACATGATCACCGTCGCGGCGATGATGGAAGAGCAGGGGCTCAATATCCCTATTCTCATCGGCGGCGCACCCGTGAGCGATCGCCACGCGGCTTATGTGGCCATGGCGAACCGGGAAGTGCCCGAGACCATGCGCGAAAACGTATTCTACTGCCGCACGGCCATGGACGGCGTCAACGTGATGAACAAGCTCCGCTCCGCGGGCGATATCAGCGACTTCTACCGCGAGAACAAGAAGAAGCTCATCCGCAGGATGGAGCGCGCGGAAAAGAAGGCCGCCGAGGACAAGGAACTCCTGGAGACCTTGCCGCGCCGTGTCGTGACCTTCGACGGTTTCAGCCTCGCGCCCGAGCCCCGATTCGCGCGCCGAAAGGTGAGTTATACCTTGCGCGAATTTGCCGCGCACCTCGACAAAAAGACGCTCTTTTCATTGAACTGGCGCTTCGGCGGCACGGCATCCCGCGAGAAGCAGGGCCACAGCAAGGAGAAGCTCGACGCGCTCCTGGAAGAGTGGATTGAAAAGGCTACGGTAAACAACTGGGTCGTGCCCCAGGGCGTTATGGGCATCTACCCCTGCCAAGCCGACGGCGATACCGTCATCGTATATGACCCCGAGACCCAGCGCCAGGAAATCGCCCGCTTCGGCTTCACCGTCGTCATCGGCGGCGAGCGCGATGATACCGTCGCGGGTGCGCAGTACTTCCACCCTGTCGGCGGCGGCCAGATGAGCGCCATCGGCCTCCAGCTCACCACCAGCGGCCCTCAGGTGGACGACTTCCTCGCGGAGATGAAAGGGGCCGGCGACTCCGAGTCCAACCTCTTCCTCCAGGGCCTCTCCGATCGCGTGGCCGAAGACATGGCCGAGCACCTCCACGGCCTCATGCGCGAACTCATGGGTATCGGCCCCAAACAAGGCCAGCGCTGGAGCCCCGGCTACCCCGGCATGCGCGACATCCACCTCAACACCACGATCCACGAGTTGCTCGGCGGCGAAGAACTCATCGGCGTGAAACTGACCGAGGCCAGCGAATTCAGCCCCACGGGAACCACGGGCGCGGTGTGCAGCTTTCACCCGGATGCGCGGTATACGTGA
- a CDS encoding type II toxin-antitoxin system VapC family toxin, with translation MSTVPSGKVLLDTNIVSYLMRGGELAQRYLPHLEDKLAAISFITVGELYYGAEKRCWGELKRRSLEATLRRFVVIPYDAEIARHYGRALAERQRIGRPIETNDAWIAACATRHAIPLVTHNAGDFRDIASLELISEQI, from the coding sequence ATGAGCACCGTGCCGTCCGGCAAGGTATTACTCGATACCAACATCGTTTCCTACTTGATGCGCGGCGGAGAACTTGCCCAACGCTATCTGCCCCACTTGGAAGACAAACTCGCCGCCATCTCTTTCATAACCGTGGGCGAGTTGTATTACGGGGCCGAGAAACGCTGCTGGGGCGAATTAAAGCGGCGCTCGCTCGAAGCAACCCTGCGCCGCTTCGTAGTCATTCCCTATGATGCTGAGATTGCGCGCCACTACGGTCGGGCGCTTGCGGAGCGCCAACGCATCGGGCGACCTATCGAGACCAACGACGCATGGATCGCTGCCTGTGCCACACGGCATGCCATCCCGCTGGTGACGCACAATGCGGGCGATTTTCGGGATATCGCTTCGCTGGAGCTCATCTCGGAGCAAATCTAG
- a CDS encoding DinB family protein yields the protein MQTRSEITATLATRFAEVGAWFAARPDTTFCTAPPERWTEGQHLDHLILSAKPLNLALRMPRIALRMKFGTAKAPGESMEALVARYEATLAGGGKAPSRFVPPAVALEDKPRLLEALRNEGKRLIEVAETWSEQDLDKFVLPHPLLGDLTVRGMLFFTYHHMGHHLETLGRDYGGE from the coding sequence ATGCAAACCCGATCCGAAATCACCGCCACCCTCGCGACCCGCTTCGCCGAAGTCGGGGCCTGGTTTGCGGCGCGACCCGACACTACCTTCTGCACCGCGCCCCCGGAGCGTTGGACCGAGGGACAGCACCTTGATCACCTCATCCTGAGCGCGAAGCCCCTTAACCTCGCCCTGCGCATGCCCCGCATCGCACTGCGGATGAAGTTCGGCACGGCCAAAGCTCCCGGCGAAAGCATGGAAGCCCTCGTCGCGCGCTACGAAGCCACCCTCGCGGGCGGTGGCAAGGCGCCAAGCCGCTTCGTCCCGCCCGCCGTCGCGCTCGAAGACAAGCCGCGATTACTGGAGGCATTGCGCAACGAGGGAAAGCGGCTGATCGAAGTCGCAGAGACCTGGAGCGAGCAAGACTTGGACAAATTCGTCCTCCCCCACCCGCTACTGGGCGACCTGACCGTGCGAGGGATGCTGTTTTTCACATATCACCACATGGGGCATCATCTGGAGACGCTGGGGAGGGATTACGGGGGAGAATAG
- the clcA gene encoding H(+)/Cl(-) exchange transporter ClcA, with amino-acid sequence MHSLKNWQFLRDRRQHQYWRAAVVGLVAGAVALFFHRALLLAEESRINLLGYLHDAHPSWGWVVPMLIAGCCGAFVGWLTSRFAPEAGGSGIPHVKGVLMHLNTMPWARILPVKFIGGVLCIGSGFSMGREGPTVQMGAAVGKLVSEVLRVPAKAAPRLMACGAGAGLAAAFHAPLAGFIFTIEELQREFSTLTYIMALVAAVVADIVATSFWGTENVFQATGFPAAPLSSLPVCVAIGLAAGVLGAGFSKSLLQIQRLAAGPLKSPAWARAGAVGLVVGLAAWWMPALSGGGHEITKLMLHGDSMTEQTLGFLLMLFVGKFLLTLLCYMSGVPGGIFAPMLVMGAAIGLIAGTISGNLIPGMAPVPASFVAIGMAAFFAAVVRAPITGIVLVLEMTGDFHQLLPLITASLFAVVVSEQMGSEPIYEALLEADINRSQPNVPAHREPVLLEFVIQEGSEMDGKAIKALPLPARCLFVTIARQGNDLLPNGDTVLQRGDHVTAVLSGAGAAEAVVRLLPLSKA; translated from the coding sequence TTGCACAGTTTAAAGAATTGGCAGTTTCTGCGGGACCGGCGGCAGCATCAGTATTGGCGGGCGGCGGTGGTGGGGCTGGTGGCGGGTGCGGTCGCGCTGTTCTTTCATCGGGCGCTGCTGCTGGCGGAGGAGTCGCGGATTAACCTGCTGGGTTATCTGCACGACGCCCATCCGTCGTGGGGCTGGGTCGTGCCCATGCTTATCGCGGGGTGCTGCGGCGCGTTTGTGGGCTGGCTCACGTCGCGCTTTGCGCCGGAGGCGGGCGGCAGCGGCATCCCCCATGTGAAGGGGGTGCTGATGCATCTGAACACGATGCCGTGGGCGCGCATTCTGCCGGTGAAATTCATCGGCGGCGTGTTGTGCATCGGCTCGGGCTTTTCCATGGGGCGCGAGGGGCCCACGGTGCAGATGGGCGCCGCGGTGGGGAAGCTGGTGTCGGAGGTGTTGCGCGTGCCGGCGAAGGCTGCGCCGCGCCTGATGGCCTGTGGTGCGGGCGCGGGGCTTGCGGCGGCGTTCCATGCACCCCTGGCCGGCTTCATTTTTACCATCGAGGAATTGCAGCGGGAATTCTCCACGCTGACGTACATCATGGCGCTGGTGGCCGCGGTGGTGGCGGATATCGTCGCCACGTCCTTCTGGGGCACGGAAAATGTCTTTCAGGCGACAGGCTTCCCGGCCGCGCCGCTGTCTTCGCTGCCCGTGTGCGTGGCCATCGGGCTTGCGGCGGGTGTGCTGGGCGCGGGCTTTTCCAAGTCGCTCCTGCAGATTCAGCGGTTGGCGGCGGGCCCGCTGAAGTCGCCGGCCTGGGCGCGGGCTGGTGCCGTGGGTCTGGTGGTGGGCCTGGCGGCCTGGTGGATGCCGGCCCTGTCGGGCGGTGGCCACGAGATTACGAAGCTGATGCTCCACGGGGATTCCATGACGGAGCAGACCCTGGGTTTCCTGCTGATGCTTTTCGTTGGCAAGTTCCTGCTCACGCTGCTCTGCTACATGTCCGGCGTGCCCGGCGGCATCTTTGCGCCCATGCTGGTGATGGGCGCGGCCATCGGGCTGATTGCGGGCACCATCTCGGGCAATCTTATTCCCGGCATGGCCCCCGTGCCGGCCTCCTTCGTGGCCATCGGCATGGCGGCCTTCTTCGCGGCGGTGGTCCGCGCACCCATTACAGGCATCGTGCTCGTATTGGAGATGACGGGCGACTTTCACCAGTTGCTGCCGCTGATCACCGCCTCCCTCTTTGCCGTGGTGGTGTCGGAGCAAATGGGTTCCGAGCCGATCTACGAGGCCCTGCTGGAGGCCGATATCAACCGGAGCCAGCCCAATGTGCCCGCCCACCGCGAACCGGTACTGCTGGAATTCGTGATCCAGGAAGGATCCGAGATGGACGGCAAGGCCATCAAGGCCCTTCCGTTGCCCGCGCGCTGCCTCTTCGTGACCATCGCGCGCCAGGGCAATGATCTGTTGCCGAATGGCGACACCGTGTTACAACGGGGCGACCATGTGACGGCGGTGCTGAGCGGGGCCGGTGCGGCTGAGGCCGTGGTGCGCCTGTTGCCTTTGAGCAAGGCTTGA